The following coding sequences are from one Candidatus Nitronereus thalassa window:
- a CDS encoding CBS domain-containing protein, whose protein sequence is MDLITTHLNADFDGLASMVAARKLFPGAILAFPSGAQEHVRRFLAVHDVGLMKLKDVNLDEIQRLILVDVQEPERIGRFQELFHNPKVPVHIFDHHPEPIEDVTPSLSNSRFHRVVDSVGASVTILLEQLQAQQITLTPFEATVLAIGLYDETGSLRYNSTTPRDLEAAAVLLRAQADLTMVTAFMQTPLDPERVALLNDLLRTGETVYVHDQKVLLAASTYDRYQGDLSSVAEQLAHVEGYDAIIALMPMEDKFQLVARSKSPELNVGKIAEHFGGGGHPQASSATIKGKTLVEVTEQVRERLLLERDRTLCAAGIMTTPVRSAKQDATILETERAMTRLGVNVLPVLNAKKQFLGLVSRETIQKALFHQMADLPLTTILQTDVYTATPETPFHDIQTHMLERNQRFVPILKGRRVIGVFTRTDLLRTLHHDILEAAHAPVKATGPTPSYRQRNVKNLLHTRLPEDLYTLLVAMGEQAEKQQVGLYLVGGCVRDLILNIPNLDIDLVVEGNGIAFAKSFAKHHGARVKTHDRFGTATVTCSETRKLDIATARTEYYEYPTALPTVEDSSIKKDLYRRDFTINTLAICLTRHRFGELVDFYGGQRDLHDKIIRVLHSLSFIEDPTRVFRAIRFQHRLGFRLGKETSALIKGAVTMDLFERLSPSRLLNELILLLSEPKPRNALEQLAEFNLLQFIHPQLRWSSQLSGLLHGVEESIEWYTLLYLDRPMDSWVVYWMALMEVLPSKAVRDTSRRFPLPQQQVKKLQWIGREASIRLRKLSKHPPLKPAQVYRTLCDLPDEAIVFLMAKTQAESVKRQISAFFTSYQRIHPILNGTDLKAMGLKPGPQFRAILEKLLDARLNGEITSESDERTLANQLIRTLKK, encoded by the coding sequence ATGGATTTAATCACCACCCATTTGAACGCCGACTTTGATGGGCTCGCATCCATGGTCGCGGCGAGGAAATTATTTCCTGGGGCGATCTTGGCATTTCCAAGTGGCGCACAGGAACATGTCCGCCGATTTCTAGCGGTTCATGATGTTGGGCTCATGAAACTCAAAGACGTAAATTTGGATGAAATACAACGCCTGATTCTGGTAGATGTCCAGGAACCTGAGCGCATTGGTCGATTTCAGGAATTGTTTCACAACCCAAAAGTCCCAGTACATATTTTTGATCACCATCCAGAACCTATTGAGGATGTCACCCCATCGCTCTCAAATTCTCGCTTTCATCGAGTAGTAGATTCCGTGGGCGCTTCGGTGACGATCCTCCTAGAGCAACTTCAGGCTCAACAGATCACGCTTACACCATTTGAAGCGACAGTCCTCGCCATCGGGCTATACGATGAGACGGGTTCGCTGAGATACAATTCGACCACGCCTAGGGATCTCGAAGCCGCCGCTGTTTTGTTACGTGCCCAGGCCGATCTCACGATGGTCACGGCATTTATGCAAACACCCTTGGACCCAGAACGGGTCGCCTTGCTGAACGATTTATTGCGAACCGGGGAAACGGTCTATGTTCATGATCAAAAAGTCCTTCTTGCGGCTAGCACCTATGACCGGTACCAAGGCGATTTATCCTCCGTCGCTGAGCAATTAGCCCATGTGGAAGGATATGACGCCATCATTGCTCTCATGCCAATGGAGGATAAATTTCAGCTCGTGGCTAGGAGCAAGTCACCGGAACTGAACGTTGGCAAAATTGCCGAACATTTTGGGGGAGGCGGTCATCCGCAAGCGTCGTCAGCCACCATAAAAGGCAAAACACTCGTTGAGGTTACCGAACAAGTTCGTGAGCGCCTTCTTTTGGAACGCGACCGCACCCTGTGCGCAGCGGGGATCATGACCACTCCCGTTCGATCCGCCAAGCAAGACGCCACGATTCTTGAAACGGAGCGTGCGATGACACGCCTGGGAGTCAATGTCCTGCCGGTGCTCAATGCAAAAAAACAATTCCTCGGCCTCGTTTCTCGGGAAACCATTCAAAAGGCTCTCTTTCATCAAATGGCGGATCTGCCTCTTACGACCATTTTGCAAACCGACGTCTATACTGCCACCCCAGAGACGCCGTTTCATGATATTCAAACCCACATGTTGGAACGTAACCAGCGATTCGTCCCGATTCTCAAGGGCCGCCGAGTCATTGGGGTCTTCACGCGGACCGATCTGTTACGAACGTTGCATCATGACATCCTTGAAGCAGCCCATGCTCCAGTGAAGGCCACCGGACCAACACCTTCCTACCGGCAACGGAATGTGAAAAATCTACTCCACACCCGTTTACCCGAGGACCTCTATACTCTTCTTGTAGCGATGGGTGAACAGGCTGAGAAACAGCAGGTGGGCCTCTATCTGGTGGGAGGATGCGTTCGAGACTTGATTCTCAATATTCCCAACTTGGACATTGACCTCGTCGTCGAAGGAAACGGCATCGCCTTTGCCAAATCATTTGCCAAACACCATGGCGCGCGGGTGAAGACACACGATCGTTTCGGAACAGCGACCGTCACATGTTCCGAGACTCGCAAACTCGATATTGCTACCGCCCGTACGGAATATTATGAGTACCCGACGGCCTTACCCACCGTGGAAGACAGTTCCATCAAGAAGGACTTATACCGTCGTGACTTTACGATTAATACCCTGGCGATTTGCTTAACAAGGCATCGGTTCGGCGAGTTGGTGGATTTTTATGGGGGACAACGCGACCTCCATGACAAAATCATACGGGTATTGCATAGCCTCAGTTTTATAGAAGACCCTACCCGCGTGTTTCGCGCGATACGCTTTCAACACCGATTAGGATTTCGACTTGGCAAGGAGACGAGCGCACTGATTAAGGGAGCGGTGACCATGGATCTTTTTGAGCGCCTCTCTCCCTCTCGGCTCTTAAATGAACTTATCTTGCTCTTGTCGGAGCCCAAACCTCGAAACGCTTTGGAACAATTAGCCGAATTTAATCTCCTGCAATTCATCCACCCACAATTACGATGGTCATCTCAGCTGTCGGGCTTGCTTCACGGGGTAGAAGAATCGATCGAATGGTATACCTTGCTTTATTTGGATCGTCCTATGGATTCGTGGGTGGTCTATTGGATGGCACTCATGGAAGTTCTACCCTCAAAAGCCGTTCGGGACACTTCACGTCGCTTCCCTCTTCCTCAACAGCAAGTCAAGAAATTGCAGTGGATCGGGCGCGAAGCCTCGATACGTTTACGAAAACTCAGTAAACACCCGCCCCTCAAACCTGCTCAGGTGTACCGTACCCTTTGCGACTTACCGGATGAGGCCATCGTCTTTTTGATGGCCAAGACCCAAGCAGAATCCGTCAAACGACAAATCTCTGCATTCTTTACCTCGTATCAACGCATTCACCCGATTCTCAATGGGACAGACCTTAAAGCCATGGGCCTCAAACCCGGCCCACAGTTTCGCGCCATTCTTGAAAAACTGTTGGATGCCCGTTTGAACGGAGAGATTACCTCAGAATCCGATGAACGAACCCTGGCCAACCAGTTGATTCGAACCTTAAAAAAATAG
- a CDS encoding metallophosphoesterase family protein, whose product MKPPPHDAPPCFIIGVISDTHGLLRPEVTDALEGSHLIIHAGDIGKPEIITGLEFIAPVLAIKGNNDVGPWAKSIPTTQSTTIGEHHIFVIHDVKQLEIDPIHSPYTVIISGHSHKPTVNEHNGTVFLNPGSAGPKRFSLPTTLARLSIQGPRLSHEFITLSN is encoded by the coding sequence ATGAAGCCTCCTCCCCATGATGCCCCACCCTGTTTCATCATTGGGGTCATCTCTGATACCCATGGGCTGCTTCGTCCAGAAGTCACCGACGCCTTAGAAGGCTCCCACCTCATCATTCATGCCGGAGATATTGGCAAACCAGAAATCATCACAGGGCTAGAATTTATAGCCCCTGTTTTAGCTATTAAGGGAAATAACGATGTAGGGCCCTGGGCAAAGTCCATACCCACCACGCAATCCACCACCATCGGAGAACATCACATCTTTGTGATTCATGATGTAAAGCAGCTCGAGATTGATCCCATTCATTCACCATATACAGTGATCATTTCCGGACATTCGCATAAACCGACAGTAAATGAACACAACGGCACGGTTTTTCTTAATCCAGGCAGTGCCGGACCAAAACGATTTTCTTTACCCACCACCCTCGCACGATTGAGCATCCAAGGACCACGCCTCTCCCACGAATTTATTACGCTTTCAAATTAA
- a CDS encoding DUF2007 domain-containing protein has protein sequence MLKLFVSPMLVEVESLKEVLEQEDILCTIKNQQGSSLAGEVPFAEVFPELWVNDEDFPKAQEFLEHWRQAQPTEITAWTCSCGESHEKDFTSCWKCGTERKLD, from the coding sequence ATGCTCAAACTCTTTGTTTCTCCCATGCTCGTGGAAGTGGAATCGTTAAAAGAAGTCCTTGAACAAGAAGACATTCTCTGTACCATCAAAAATCAACAAGGCTCATCCCTGGCTGGAGAAGTGCCCTTCGCGGAAGTCTTTCCAGAATTGTGGGTCAACGACGAGGATTTCCCAAAAGCACAAGAATTTTTAGAGCATTGGCGCCAAGCCCAACCAACCGAAATTACTGCCTGGACCTGTTCTTGCGGCGAGTCGCACGAGAAAGATTTCACCTCCTGTTGGAAATGTGGAACAGAGCGTAAGCTCGATTAA
- a CDS encoding acyl-[ACP]--phospholipid O-acyltransferase → MNRSSPNPIRGLLIAQFFGAFNDNAWKLMVALLAIKQLASQMGSGLEYEAAAQAQTTITFVVFTFPLVVVSIFSGVFSDRFSKRSVIVIMKVVEVGLMGVGTVALFMNPEGGLLPLIVLGAMAVQSALFSPAKYGILPELLPHERLAAGNGQLELWTFLAIIGGTALGGMFLQVSGASPWLGGGVLLVFSIIGLRYSLSIPSVPRARAEGGLRETLQGAWDAVQADRVLRLGVMGNIGYWMVASLVGQDILVYSKAVLGLTDSWAGLPLATFGIGVGLGSVLAGKLSHSKVEVGHIPLGAIGLTVGLFVIGALRPDVVGTLIGMAWLGLSSGFIVVPINSLIQWRAPEDRRGAVIAFNNVFVFAGVLAGSLGTGFLAFLGLSASSIILAAGMATAGLTMWAVRIMPETFIRMVLFLVTHTLYRLHIIGRDHVPDRGGALLVPNHVSFVDGLLLLASVDRPIRFVVDRQYYEHPLFHRLAKIMGAIPISSKGSPKEILTALRDAGRRLDDGELVCIFPEGQITRTGSLLPFQQGFERILKGREAPVVPVHLDRVWGSIFSFIGGKFLTKWPEQIPYPVTISYGVPLPATVTSAEVRNAVQELGEQAWAYRKPNRPPLHHTFVRAVRRHPFRFAFADLTRPKVSCLESLVGAIALARAFRPLWEHQHNVGILLPPSVGGVLVNLAATLSGRTAVNLNYTAGKSGMEAAAKQAQLETIVTSQMFIEKAGLELPEGIKIIWIDEVRKTIGTGERITALLLAIFAPISMLERAAGVTIRPQIDDLATIIFSSGSTGEPKGVMLSHYNVDSNVEGVAQVFHLGPNDRLLGILPFFHSFGYLATIWLAVNHGVGVVYHPTPLDAGAIGELIHKQRVTILIATPTFLQLYLRRCTPDQFGSVRIILTGAEKLSERLAQAFEEKFGIRPIEGYGVTECAPVIAVNCPDFRAAGFYQSASRRGTVGRALPGVSVRIVDPDSFEPLPVGTAGMLLVKGPNVMHGYLGRRDLTAKAIHEGWYITGDIAILDEDGFITITDRLSRFAKIGGEMVPHGKVEEALHQAINAETQVLAVTSIPDEKKGEQLVVLHTLEESAIPEVLTKLSDTGLPNLFIPRKDAFLKVEKIPVLGTGKLDLRALKRIALERIS, encoded by the coding sequence ATGAACAGGTCTTCACCTAACCCCATCCGAGGACTTCTCATCGCTCAATTCTTTGGGGCATTCAATGACAATGCCTGGAAACTGATGGTGGCGTTGTTAGCCATCAAACAGTTGGCGTCCCAGATGGGAAGTGGGTTGGAGTATGAGGCTGCGGCTCAAGCACAGACGACGATCACCTTTGTGGTGTTCACTTTTCCGCTTGTGGTTGTCTCGATTTTTTCGGGAGTTTTTTCAGATCGATTCAGTAAGCGTTCTGTCATCGTGATTATGAAAGTCGTCGAAGTGGGATTGATGGGTGTAGGCACGGTGGCATTGTTTATGAATCCGGAGGGTGGGCTCTTGCCCTTAATTGTTTTAGGCGCAATGGCGGTCCAAAGTGCGCTATTTAGCCCGGCCAAATATGGCATCTTGCCGGAGTTGCTTCCTCATGAACGATTAGCTGCTGGCAACGGTCAATTAGAGCTCTGGACCTTTCTCGCAATTATTGGTGGAACGGCACTGGGTGGAATGTTTTTGCAAGTATCGGGTGCCTCACCATGGTTAGGTGGAGGAGTCCTCTTGGTATTTTCTATCATCGGATTGAGGTATTCCCTGTCGATTCCCTCGGTACCGCGTGCACGTGCAGAAGGAGGGTTGCGGGAAACTTTGCAAGGAGCATGGGATGCTGTGCAAGCGGATCGTGTGCTTCGTTTAGGTGTAATGGGAAATATTGGATATTGGATGGTGGCCAGTTTGGTGGGGCAAGATATCTTGGTGTATAGCAAAGCGGTGTTGGGATTGACGGATTCATGGGCAGGATTGCCATTAGCCACATTTGGAATCGGCGTGGGTCTTGGATCTGTGCTGGCCGGGAAATTATCACATTCCAAAGTTGAGGTGGGACATATTCCCCTTGGCGCCATTGGATTAACAGTCGGTTTGTTTGTGATTGGCGCCCTCAGGCCCGACGTTGTCGGAACGTTGATCGGGATGGCCTGGTTAGGGTTGTCGAGTGGGTTTATCGTGGTGCCCATTAATTCGTTGATTCAGTGGCGTGCGCCTGAGGATCGGCGTGGGGCGGTTATTGCCTTTAATAATGTGTTCGTCTTTGCTGGTGTGCTTGCCGGGTCTTTGGGAACCGGGTTCTTGGCCTTTCTTGGGTTGAGTGCCAGTAGTATTATTCTGGCCGCCGGAATGGCGACCGCCGGATTAACAATGTGGGCCGTGAGGATTATGCCGGAAACGTTTATTCGTATGGTGTTATTCCTGGTGACGCACACCCTGTATCGTCTCCATATCATTGGACGCGATCATGTTCCGGATCGTGGCGGGGCCTTGCTCGTGCCTAACCATGTGTCGTTTGTAGATGGATTACTCCTCTTGGCAAGCGTGGATCGGCCCATTCGATTTGTGGTCGATCGTCAATATTATGAGCATCCGTTGTTTCATCGACTGGCGAAAATCATGGGGGCCATTCCCATCTCTTCTAAAGGGTCGCCGAAGGAGATTTTAACCGCACTTCGGGATGCTGGACGTCGGTTAGATGATGGTGAGCTGGTGTGTATTTTTCCTGAAGGACAAATTACACGAACAGGTAGCCTCCTCCCATTTCAGCAAGGGTTTGAACGGATTCTCAAAGGCCGTGAGGCTCCGGTGGTTCCCGTGCATCTCGATCGTGTGTGGGGCAGCATTTTCAGTTTTATCGGTGGAAAGTTTTTGACAAAATGGCCTGAACAGATTCCTTATCCAGTGACGATCTCGTACGGGGTCCCCTTACCAGCCACGGTGACATCCGCAGAAGTACGAAATGCGGTCCAAGAATTGGGGGAGCAGGCCTGGGCCTATCGTAAGCCGAATCGGCCACCATTGCATCATACGTTTGTCCGAGCCGTGCGGCGTCATCCGTTTCGCTTTGCATTTGCCGACCTGACTCGGCCAAAGGTCTCATGCTTGGAATCCCTCGTTGGCGCCATTGCGTTAGCCAGAGCCTTTCGTCCGCTCTGGGAGCACCAGCATAACGTGGGAATTTTGCTTCCTCCTAGCGTAGGTGGGGTGCTGGTGAATTTAGCCGCGACTTTGTCTGGCCGCACTGCGGTGAATCTGAATTACACTGCAGGAAAAAGTGGAATGGAGGCAGCCGCGAAACAAGCACAGTTGGAAACCATCGTCACGAGTCAGATGTTTATCGAAAAAGCCGGTCTTGAGTTGCCAGAAGGTATCAAGATCATTTGGATCGATGAAGTACGAAAAACTATTGGCACGGGAGAACGAATCACGGCATTGTTACTTGCGATCTTTGCCCCAATTTCAATGTTGGAGCGAGCGGCGGGTGTGACCATCCGTCCACAGATTGATGATCTGGCGACGATTATTTTCAGCAGCGGAAGTACTGGTGAGCCCAAGGGGGTGATGCTTAGTCATTATAATGTTGATTCGAATGTTGAGGGTGTGGCGCAGGTGTTTCACCTGGGGCCGAATGATCGGCTATTGGGTATTTTGCCGTTCTTTCACTCGTTCGGGTATTTGGCCACGATTTGGCTGGCGGTCAATCATGGGGTGGGCGTGGTGTATCATCCTACGCCATTAGACGCTGGAGCCATCGGCGAATTGATTCATAAGCAGCGCGTCACGATTCTGATTGCCACGCCGACCTTCTTGCAGCTTTATTTACGGCGTTGCACACCAGACCAGTTTGGGTCGGTTCGTATTATATTGACCGGTGCCGAAAAGCTGTCCGAGCGACTCGCCCAAGCCTTCGAAGAAAAGTTTGGCATTCGTCCTATTGAAGGGTATGGCGTCACGGAATGTGCCCCTGTCATCGCGGTGAATTGTCCAGACTTCCGTGCGGCAGGATTCTACCAATCGGCATCCAGGCGTGGGACCGTCGGTCGCGCTTTGCCGGGGGTCTCGGTGCGCATCGTTGATCCGGATTCGTTTGAGCCTCTGCCGGTAGGGACGGCTGGCATGTTACTGGTAAAAGGGCCGAATGTGATGCACGGGTATTTGGGGCGCCGCGACCTTACGGCTAAAGCGATACACGAAGGATGGTACATCACGGGAGATATTGCCATTCTCGATGAGGACGGGTTTATCACGATAACCGATCGCCTCTCACGATTTGCCAAAATCGGTGGAGAAATGGTGCCGCATGGAAAAGTGGAAGAAGCGCTGCATCAAGCCATCAATGCGGAAACACAAGTCCTGGCCGTGACATCCATTCCCGATGAAAAGAAGGGCGAACAACTGGTGGTTCTCCATACATTGGAAGAATCGGCAATCCCTGAAGTATTAACCAAACTCTCCGATACCGGCCTGCCAAACTTATTCATCCCGCGAAAAGACGCGTTCCTGAAAGTAGAAAAAATCCCCGTGTTGGGGACAGGAAAGTTGGATCTCCGAGCCTTAAAGCGAATAGCTCTTGAACGAATCTCTTGA
- a CDS encoding cupin domain-containing protein, with protein MSNNFSPLGDLSVEEFLAEYWQKKPLLIPQALPGVVPPIAADELAGLACEEQVESRLIIHDGSSEHWDLTHGPFAEETFRTLPENHWTLLVQAVDFWVPEAAKFLDQFSFIPSWRVDDLMISLSGDGGGVGPHFDNYDVFLVQVSGRRQWEVGGVYDGRSPRRPDTPVMILTDWKPKERWILEPGDLLYVPPKVGHNGIAVGKDCMTCSVGFRAPSHGDMLKEFSHFVSSDLSEELRYADPDLKPQPHPGRISPEAINQAHQILRQYIEDKDKVAEWFGRSVTIPKYQEEEPTREMYSLKDLQTHLSGGEALLRNEGSRFAFQEHGEEILVFVDGRCFRRPRSQADFVASICAQRVIRFTHLSNTKEDLPFLLELVNHGSLYFPD; from the coding sequence ATGTCTAATAATTTCAGTCCCCTCGGTGATTTGTCTGTCGAAGAATTTTTGGCGGAGTATTGGCAGAAGAAGCCGTTGTTGATTCCGCAGGCACTGCCAGGAGTTGTGCCGCCGATTGCGGCGGATGAACTGGCGGGGTTGGCGTGTGAAGAACAGGTTGAATCGCGTCTTATTATTCATGATGGGAGTAGTGAACACTGGGACCTCACACATGGGCCATTTGCCGAGGAGACGTTTCGGACATTGCCGGAGAACCATTGGACCTTGCTCGTGCAGGCCGTGGATTTTTGGGTGCCGGAGGCAGCAAAGTTTCTTGATCAGTTTAGTTTCATTCCGAGTTGGCGAGTGGATGATTTGATGATCAGCCTGTCCGGTGACGGCGGTGGTGTGGGGCCGCATTTCGACAACTATGATGTCTTTTTGGTGCAGGTGAGTGGACGCCGGCAATGGGAAGTGGGCGGGGTGTATGATGGGCGATCACCCCGGCGTCCGGATACTCCGGTCATGATCTTGACCGATTGGAAGCCAAAAGAACGTTGGATTCTTGAGCCCGGAGACCTGCTGTATGTACCGCCGAAGGTTGGGCATAACGGTATTGCCGTGGGTAAGGATTGCATGACGTGCTCGGTGGGATTTCGCGCGCCCTCTCATGGCGATATGTTAAAGGAGTTTTCTCATTTTGTTTCGAGTGACCTCAGTGAGGAGCTTCGCTATGCCGATCCCGATCTGAAACCTCAACCGCATCCTGGGCGCATTTCTCCCGAGGCCATCAACCAAGCTCACCAGATCTTGCGCCAATATATCGAGGACAAAGACAAGGTTGCCGAATGGTTTGGACGTTCGGTGACAATTCCCAAATACCAAGAAGAAGAACCGACTCGGGAAATGTATAGTCTCAAGGATCTCCAAACCCATCTTTCTGGGGGAGAAGCTCTGCTTCGAAATGAGGGGTCCCGCTTTGCCTTCCAAGAACATGGGGAGGAAATTTTGGTATTTGTGGATGGTCGTTGCTTTCGTCGTCCGCGGAGCCAAGCGGACTTTGTGGCATCAATATGCGCTCAGCGAGTGATCAGATTTACTCATTTGTCCAACACCAAGGAAGATCTTCCGTTCTTATTAGAACTGGTCAATCATGGAAGTCTGTATTTCCCTGACTGA